A stretch of the Octopus sinensis unplaced genomic scaffold, ASM634580v1 Contig03067, whole genome shotgun sequence genome encodes the following:
- the LOC118760983 gene encoding chitotriosidase-1-like, with protein sequence MTIGQYNDFHRITSLKRLNPRLKILLSVGGWNTLLNEFTIVSRSDSNAKTFAKNTKDFLKKYNFDGFDIDWEFPHNQKQAYSRLLKTMSTEFQKGSKRYLLTAAVSAGVSTIQVSYEIKEISRLNIYILTIRYLDYINLMTYDFYGQFSNTVGHHTGLYGINDADTFNTAKYVKDNGLAGMFVWTLDFDDVNGNECGQGQSPLISQIKNH encoded by the exons ATGACAATTG GTCAATATAACGATTTTCATAGAATCACTTCTCTTAAACGTTTGAATCCTCGTTTGAAAATCCTGCTTTCTGTCGGAGGGTGGAACACACTGCTCAATGAATTTACGATTGTATCAAGAAGCGACTCTAATGCAAAAACATTTGCTAAAAATACAAAAgactttttaaagaaatacaattTTGACGGATTTGACATTGATTGGGAATTTCCTCACAATCAAAAACAAGCGTACAGTCGACTTTTGAAAACTATGAGCACAGAATTTCAAAAAGGCTCAAAAAGATATTTGTTGACAGCAGCTGTTTCAGCAGGAGTTTCGACAATTCAGGTTtcatatgaaataaaagaaatttctaggttaaatatttacattttgacaATTAGATACcttgattacatcaacttaaTGACTTATGATTTTTACGGTCAATTTTCGAACACTGTTGGCCATCATACAGGATTATATGGAATAAACGATGCTGATACTTTCAACACG GCAAAATATGTGAAAGATAATGGACTAGCAGGGATGTTTGTGTGGACTTTAGATTTTGACGATGTTAATGGAAATGAATGCGGCCAAGGACAATCGCCCTTGATATCACAAATAAAAAATCACTGA